From Chloroflexota bacterium, one genomic window encodes:
- a CDS encoding DUF2090 domain-containing protein, with protein MRDLMIGKVRGLQVTSSPRGVFTILAQDHRGSLRRLIGPSDPTSVSDERLVAWKRRIVGALGGRASAVLLDPEYGAAQCIASGDLPGHVGLLVSLEETGYEGDPLARESRLIEGWSVAKVKRMGASACKLLVHYHPDASTEARQRAMVEKVAEACRRYDIPLFLEPVSFSIQPGVSKDSDEFARERRRVVVETARRLSGMGIDVLKAEFPVDPLREQDERVWREACEELTAASAVPWALLSAAVPFDLFERMVAVACEAGASGFIAGRAIWIDALRVPESDVDRVLGEAADRLTRLSALADEKGTPWYERHPLGQTIADQVQVGWHAAYGEM; from the coding sequence GTGAGGGACTTGATGATTGGCAAGGTGCGCGGGCTGCAGGTCACATCTTCGCCCAGGGGGGTGTTCACCATCCTGGCGCAGGATCATCGCGGCTCGTTGCGTCGGCTCATCGGCCCATCCGACCCGACATCGGTGTCGGATGAACGCTTGGTGGCCTGGAAGCGTCGCATCGTGGGAGCGCTGGGGGGCCGCGCCAGCGCGGTGCTGCTCGACCCGGAGTACGGCGCCGCGCAGTGCATCGCCTCGGGGGACTTGCCGGGGCATGTTGGACTGCTGGTCTCGTTGGAGGAGACCGGCTACGAGGGCGATCCCCTGGCGCGGGAATCACGCCTGATCGAGGGGTGGTCCGTGGCCAAGGTCAAGCGCATGGGCGCGTCGGCCTGCAAGCTGCTGGTGCATTATCACCCGGATGCGAGCACCGAGGCCCGGCAGCGAGCCATGGTCGAGAAGGTGGCGGAGGCCTGCCGTCGCTATGATATCCCGCTCTTCCTGGAGCCGGTGTCCTTCAGCATCCAGCCGGGGGTGAGCAAGGACTCGGACGAGTTCGCCCGCGAGCGGCGGCGCGTGGTGGTGGAGACGGCCCGTCGGCTCTCGGGCATGGGCATCGACGTGCTCAAGGCGGAGTTTCCGGTGGATCCGCTGCGGGAGCAGGACGAGCGGGTCTGGCGAGAGGCGTGCGAAGAGCTGACGGCGGCCTCTGCGGTGCCGTGGGCGCTGCTCAGCGCGGCCGTTCCCTTCGATCTGTTCGAGCGCATGGTGGCGGTGGCATGCGAGGCTGGGGCCTCCGGTTTCATCGCCGGGCGGGCCATCTGGATCGACGCGCTGCGCGTTCCGGAGTCGGATGTGGACCGCGTGCTGGGCGAGGCGGCCGATCGGCTGACGCGCCTGAGCGCTCTGGCCGATGAGAAGGGCACACCCTGGTATGAGCGACACCCACTGGGGCAGACCATCGCGGATCAGGTGCAGGTAGGCTGGCACGCGGCCTATGGAGAGATGTGA
- a CDS encoding M28 family peptidase: MTQPQTYVPIALKHIRHLSEVIGPRGSTTPQERQAAEYARDVLRDLGVDARLEPFRSARSSYRPFALAFGVALLGGLLYAVTRHPAAALLAALLNALGAWGMFAELDFTDNWMRRLLPMGLSQNVVGVVSAREEPRRRVVLLGHLDTHRTPIFYSSTLWHKLFTTTVGGTFISLIVGAVTYALLAVTGWTWLHWIAGLAAAMPLFAFVMCLHADRTPFSPGANDNASGAATVLALGERLIHEPLRHTEVWLVPNGCEELGCYGAAALVEAHPEELRQAYFITLDQVGAGDPGFLPSDGLLRKHPVDPDLLTIARQIAADRPELRAFEHPGVAYTDAALLLKRGFRAFTIDALPREAIGAVHWHQMSDTVDKIEPDCLSRVHEFAWEMLQRLDRTA, from the coding sequence ATGACCCAGCCCCAGACCTATGTTCCCATCGCGCTCAAGCACATCCGGCACCTGTCCGAGGTCATCGGCCCTCGAGGTTCCACCACGCCCCAGGAGCGTCAGGCAGCAGAGTACGCCCGCGACGTGCTTCGGGATCTGGGGGTCGACGCCCGGCTGGAACCCTTTCGCTCTGCTCGCTCCTCGTACCGGCCCTTCGCTCTGGCCTTTGGCGTGGCCCTGTTGGGAGGCCTCCTTTACGCGGTCACCCGCCATCCAGCGGCCGCGCTCCTGGCCGCCCTCCTGAACGCCCTGGGGGCCTGGGGCATGTTCGCGGAGCTGGACTTCACCGACAACTGGATGCGCCGGCTGCTGCCCATGGGGCTGAGCCAAAACGTTGTGGGGGTGGTGTCCGCCAGGGAGGAGCCCCGCCGCCGGGTTGTACTCCTGGGCCATCTGGATACCCATCGCACCCCTATCTTCTACAGCTCGACCCTCTGGCATAAGCTGTTCACCACCACAGTGGGCGGAACCTTCATCAGTCTCATCGTCGGAGCCGTGACGTACGCGCTGCTGGCTGTGACCGGCTGGACGTGGTTGCATTGGATAGCCGGGCTGGCCGCTGCTATGCCACTTTTCGCCTTCGTGATGTGCCTCCACGCGGATAGGACGCCCTTCAGTCCCGGCGCCAACGACAACGCCTCCGGCGCCGCCACCGTCCTGGCGCTGGGGGAGCGACTGATCCATGAGCCGCTGCGACACACCGAGGTCTGGCTGGTGCCCAACGGCTGCGAGGAATTGGGGTGCTACGGCGCAGCGGCCCTGGTCGAGGCTCATCCGGAGGAGCTACGCCAGGCCTATTTCATCACCCTGGATCAGGTGGGAGCCGGCGATCCCGGCTTCCTGCCCAGCGATGGGCTTCTGCGGAAGCACCCGGTGGACCCGGATCTGCTGACCATCGCCCGGCAGATCGCCGCCGATCGACCCGAGCTCCGCGCCTTCGAACACCCGGGCGTCGCCTACACGGATGCCGCCCTCTTGCTCAAGCGAGGCTTTCGCGCCTTTACCATAGACGCCCTGCCGCGCGAGGCCATCGGCGCCGTCCACTGGCACCAGATGTCTGACACCGTGGATAAGATCGAGCCGGACTGCTTGAGCCGCGTCCACGAGTTCGCCTGGGAAATGCTCCAGCGACTCGATCGGACGGCGTGA
- a CDS encoding M55 family metallopeptidase, translating to MRVLISVDMEGASGIATARECGYPRNPVGDPEANPDYLIGRRWLTGDVNAAVEGALDAGATSFVLHDSHGLDYRNVVLDELHPAVEVVRGAPIIFFELGDLDDSYDAAFLIAMHARAGRRALLSHVLSWPLLREVRVNGEPVGESQITAALAGHFGIPTVLITGDDVVCEEMRASTGGQIETVVVKHSLSRYAARCLPLSAARQRIREAASRAVKRVGEIEPLCYTPPITLEVDLNDRQVAWYISWMPGVQYNGDRTVAYTGDDFLTVYRALMAMFWIATSRLNP from the coding sequence ATGAGGGTCCTGATCTCCGTGGATATGGAGGGGGCATCCGGGATCGCCACCGCCCGGGAATGTGGATATCCGAGGAATCCCGTGGGGGATCCGGAGGCCAATCCGGACTATCTCATCGGGCGCCGGTGGCTGACGGGCGACGTGAACGCGGCCGTGGAGGGTGCTCTCGACGCGGGCGCGACGTCTTTCGTGCTGCACGATTCGCACGGGCTCGACTATCGCAATGTCGTCCTCGACGAGTTGCACCCGGCCGTCGAGGTGGTGCGCGGCGCGCCCATCATCTTCTTCGAGTTGGGGGATCTTGACGACTCATACGACGCCGCCTTCCTGATCGCGATGCATGCTCGCGCCGGGCGGCGGGCTTTGCTCAGCCATGTGCTCAGCTGGCCGCTGCTGCGCGAGGTGCGCGTCAACGGCGAGCCCGTGGGCGAGAGCCAGATCACCGCGGCGCTGGCCGGGCACTTCGGCATCCCCACGGTCCTCATCACCGGCGATGATGTGGTATGCGAGGAGATGAGAGCCTCGACCGGCGGGCAGATCGAGACGGTGGTGGTGAAGCACTCCCTCTCGCGCTACGCGGCGCGTTGTTTGCCGCTCTCCGCCGCCCGCCAGCGCATTCGCGAGGCTGCCTCTCGCGCGGTGAAGCGCGTCGGCGAGATAGAGCCGCTTTGCTATACCCCGCCCATCACGTTGGAGGTGGACCTGAACGATCGGCAGGTGGCTTGGTACATCTCCTGGATGCCGGGGGTGCAGTACAACGGCGATCGCACCGTCGCCTACACGGGCGACGACTTCCTGACCGTCTACCGGGCGCTGATGGCCATGTTCTGGATCGCCACGTCCCGGCTGAATCCGTGA
- a CDS encoding fucose isomerase, with the protein MEQGKVTLGVIIGNRDFFPDVLVTEARQDILKVLDEMNIDAVILGETDTKLGGVETWEDAKKCAALFKANQDRIDGILVVLPNFGDEKGVADTIKLSGLDVPILVQAYPDDLDGFHVERRRDAFCGKISVCNNLRQYGFPFTLTELHTVHPTSDEFKADLQKFVGVCRVMKGLRNARLGAVGARPNAFNTVRFSEKLLQAYGITVSTIDLSEVFGAADKLADDDPKVKQRLEEIQAYLPAEGVPSPALVKMAKLGIVIDDWMAANDLDATAIQCWTSVQQNYGVNVCTLMSMMSEKLMPSACEVDITGVASMYALQLASGKPSALVDWNNNYGGDPNKCVLFHCGNWARSFFPEARMAYADVLATMLGRENTYGAIAGRVPAGPVSFARITTDDRNGVIRTYVGDGTFTDDPLDTFGSRAVVEVPGLQKLLRHVCKNGFEHHVAMNPSRSAAILAEAFETYFGWDVYYHEG; encoded by the coding sequence ATGGAGCAGGGAAAGGTCACGCTGGGCGTCATCATCGGTAACCGGGATTTCTTCCCCGACGTGCTGGTCACCGAGGCGAGGCAGGACATTTTGAAGGTCCTGGACGAGATGAACATCGACGCGGTGATCCTGGGCGAGACGGACACCAAGCTGGGTGGTGTGGAGACCTGGGAGGATGCCAAGAAGTGCGCCGCGCTGTTCAAGGCGAATCAGGATAGGATCGACGGTATCCTGGTCGTGCTGCCCAACTTCGGCGACGAGAAGGGCGTGGCGGACACGATCAAGCTGTCCGGCCTCGACGTGCCCATCCTGGTCCAGGCCTATCCCGATGATCTGGACGGGTTCCATGTGGAGCGGCGCCGAGATGCCTTCTGCGGCAAGATCTCCGTATGCAACAACCTGCGCCAATACGGCTTCCCGTTCACGCTGACCGAGCTGCACACGGTACACCCGACCAGTGACGAGTTCAAGGCCGATCTGCAGAAGTTCGTGGGCGTCTGTCGCGTGATGAAGGGGCTGCGAAACGCCCGGCTGGGCGCCGTGGGCGCGCGTCCCAACGCCTTCAACACTGTGCGCTTCAGCGAGAAACTGCTCCAGGCCTATGGCATCACCGTCAGCACCATCGATCTCTCCGAGGTGTTCGGCGCGGCCGATAAGCTGGCCGACGACGACCCGAAGGTGAAACAGCGTCTGGAGGAGATCCAGGCGTATCTCCCGGCCGAGGGTGTGCCCTCGCCCGCGCTGGTCAAGATGGCCAAGCTGGGCATCGTCATCGATGACTGGATGGCTGCCAACGACCTCGACGCGACCGCCATCCAGTGCTGGACCTCGGTGCAGCAGAATTACGGGGTCAACGTATGCACGCTCATGAGCATGATGAGCGAGAAGCTGATGCCCAGCGCCTGCGAGGTGGATATCACCGGCGTGGCCTCCATGTATGCGCTGCAGCTGGCCTCCGGCAAGCCCAGCGCGCTGGTGGACTGGAACAACAACTACGGCGGCGACCCGAACAAGTGCGTCCTGTTCCACTGCGGCAACTGGGCCCGGAGCTTCTTCCCGGAGGCGAGGATGGCCTACGCCGATGTGCTGGCCACGATGCTGGGGAGGGAGAACACGTACGGGGCCATCGCCGGCCGCGTGCCTGCCGGCCCCGTGAGTTTCGCTCGGATCACCACGGACGATCGGAACGGTGTGATCCGCACCTATGTGGGCGATGGCACGTTCACCGACGATCCGCTGGATACCTTCGGCAGCCGTGCCGTGGTGGAGGTGCCGGGCCTACAAAAGCTCCTGCGGCATGTCTGCAAGAACGGCTTCGAACACCATGTCGCCATGAACCCATCGCGCTCGGCGGCCATCCTGGCCGAGGCGTTCGAGACGTATTTCGGGTGGGACGTGTATTACCACGAGGGATAA
- a CDS encoding DUF5060 domain-containing protein, whose product MSEMKIPYRTVHEWTVQSERAYENPFTDVRLDATFTAPSGRAFTIPGFYDGDRTWRMRFNPGEVGRWTYRIAAYPEDPDLHQEGEFEVTPRETRGFLKATPGRAWGFHYESGEATFILGDTTYNLFGMAHCGLDVPSFLRRRAGQGFNLLRVRVPVSPFHPPEGYSDWQTRRTWPWGGSEQSPRFDRFNLDYFHTVDQVVRQAEELGLGFEMIMEAWGFEFPFNSRNIFVPEWEELWMRYLIARYDAFNCVYFWTLMNEYEYYPNGDWHYKPVADRWAMRMGRWVKQVAQHGHIVSVHNGPREPAFARRFAADPGAIDAIMFQEWGTRDRENGWLAMGIEEQIERSLAGWWCSAVFAEYGYERNPELPLGFPAHEFCDPEHTRRGAWRGAFCALGIIHGFENTWGPFAVLDRDQPGLASLLHLRRFFTELVPFHRMRPAPELIAQGAYAPGRRPLALATEDREVVAAYLPVGGAVELVLPASKPYQARWFDPRTGDLRTADLSEADGRWRFVAPPGQDEQGHPWDWVLVVSN is encoded by the coding sequence ATGAGCGAGATGAAGATCCCCTATCGCACTGTGCACGAATGGACAGTGCAAAGCGAGCGCGCGTATGAGAACCCGTTCACCGATGTGAGGTTGGACGCCACCTTTACCGCGCCATCCGGCCGGGCGTTCACGATCCCTGGCTTCTACGATGGGGATCGCACCTGGCGGATGCGATTCAACCCGGGCGAAGTCGGGCGGTGGACGTATCGCATCGCCGCGTACCCGGAGGATCCCGATCTCCATCAGGAGGGCGAATTCGAGGTGACGCCGCGGGAGACACGGGGGTTCCTCAAGGCCACCCCCGGGCGTGCCTGGGGCTTCCACTACGAATCGGGCGAGGCGACTTTCATCCTGGGGGACACCACGTACAACCTGTTCGGCATGGCCCACTGCGGCCTGGATGTGCCGTCGTTTCTGCGCCGCCGGGCCGGGCAAGGCTTCAATCTGCTCCGGGTGCGCGTGCCCGTGAGCCCCTTCCACCCGCCCGAGGGCTACAGCGACTGGCAGACCCGCCGCACCTGGCCGTGGGGAGGCAGCGAGCAATCGCCGCGCTTCGATCGCTTCAACCTGGACTACTTCCACACGGTGGATCAGGTGGTGCGTCAGGCGGAGGAGCTGGGCCTGGGCTTCGAGATGATCATGGAAGCTTGGGGGTTCGAGTTCCCCTTCAATAGCCGAAACATCTTCGTCCCCGAGTGGGAGGAGCTATGGATGCGCTATCTCATCGCCCGCTACGACGCCTTCAACTGCGTCTACTTCTGGACGTTGATGAACGAGTATGAGTATTACCCCAATGGTGACTGGCACTACAAGCCGGTGGCCGACCGTTGGGCCATGCGCATGGGGCGCTGGGTGAAGCAGGTGGCGCAGCACGGGCATATCGTGTCGGTCCATAACGGCCCGCGGGAGCCGGCCTTTGCCCGTCGCTTCGCCGCCGACCCCGGTGCGATCGACGCCATCATGTTCCAGGAGTGGGGGACGCGGGACAGGGAGAACGGCTGGCTGGCGATGGGGATCGAGGAGCAGATCGAGCGCAGCCTGGCGGGTTGGTGGTGCTCAGCCGTGTTCGCCGAGTACGGCTACGAGCGGAACCCGGAGCTGCCGCTCGGATTCCCCGCCCATGAGTTCTGCGACCCGGAGCACACGCGGCGGGGCGCCTGGCGCGGCGCCTTCTGCGCGTTGGGGATCATCCATGGCTTCGAGAATACGTGGGGACCGTTCGCCGTCCTGGATCGGGACCAGCCGGGACTGGCCTCCCTGCTCCACCTGCGCCGCTTCTTCACCGAGCTCGTGCCCTTCCATCGAATGCGTCCCGCGCCGGAGCTGATCGCGCAGGGCGCGTATGCGCCCGGTCGGCGCCCGTTGGCGCTGGCAACGGAGGATCGGGAGGTGGTGGCGGCCTATCTGCCCGTGGGCGGCGCGGTCGAGCTTGTATTGCCCGCGAGTAAGCCATACCAGGCGCGATGGTTCGATCCCAGGACGGGCGATCTGCGGACGGCGGATCTGTCTGAGGCCGACGGCCGATGGCGTTTCGTCGCCCCGCCGGGCCAGGACGAACAGGGGCATCCTTGGGATTGGGTACTTGTGGTATCCAATTGA
- a CDS encoding alcohol dehydrogenase catalytic domain-containing protein produces the protein MKAIVVRAPMKFALEDVPMPEVPKGGMLLKVIACGLCGSDLRTLRSGHRRVAFPWIIGHEICGTVVEVGPTYQGRWRPGDLLAVGPPVHCDRCDFCINGQFDLCENHREIAQDWPGGFAEYVAIPEEAIRWGSIWPVPDGLDPVYAAISEPISSCVNAQERGRVGLGDTVVVIGAGPIGCIHISLARARGADRVILVNRGEARIRLAQAFEPDEVVVSSKMDPVAEVRRLTDGKGADVVITATPAPVSVVQAVEMAKKGGRILIFGGLPKDDSKPPVDINVVHYNALHLIGATTFAPRHQRFALQLLASGRIPGDKLVTHRFPLAQFAEGVQLAMEGKAIKVVFLL, from the coding sequence ATGAAGGCGATCGTCGTGCGGGCACCGATGAAGTTCGCCCTGGAAGACGTGCCGATGCCCGAGGTGCCCAAAGGCGGCATGCTCCTGAAGGTGATCGCCTGCGGGCTATGCGGCAGCGATCTGCGAACGTTGCGAAGTGGACATCGGCGGGTGGCCTTTCCGTGGATCATCGGGCACGAGATCTGTGGTACGGTGGTTGAGGTGGGGCCAACGTATCAGGGCAGATGGCGGCCGGGGGATCTGTTGGCCGTGGGGCCGCCGGTCCACTGCGACCGGTGCGACTTCTGCATCAATGGGCAGTTCGATCTGTGCGAGAACCATCGGGAGATCGCGCAGGATTGGCCTGGCGGCTTCGCGGAGTATGTCGCTATCCCAGAGGAGGCCATCCGGTGGGGCTCCATCTGGCCGGTGCCCGACGGCCTGGACCCGGTCTACGCCGCCATCTCGGAACCCATCTCCTCGTGCGTCAACGCCCAGGAGCGGGGTCGGGTGGGGCTGGGCGATACTGTGGTGGTCATCGGCGCTGGCCCCATCGGCTGCATTCACATCTCCCTGGCGCGAGCGCGTGGCGCCGACCGCGTCATCCTGGTGAATCGTGGCGAGGCGCGGATCCGCCTGGCCCAGGCTTTCGAGCCCGACGAGGTCGTCGTTTCCTCGAAGATGGACCCGGTTGCCGAGGTGCGACGACTGACCGATGGCAAGGGGGCAGACGTGGTGATCACAGCCACGCCCGCGCCCGTCTCTGTGGTCCAGGCGGTGGAGATGGCCAAGAAGGGCGGCCGCATCCTCATCTTCGGCGGCCTTCCGAAGGATGACAGCAAGCCGCCCGTGGATATCAACGTCGTGCACTACAACGCCCTGCACCTCATCGGCGCGACCACCTTTGCCCCACGACACCAGCGCTTCGCTCTGCAGTTGTTGGCCTCGGGCCGGATCCCCGGCGACAAACTCGTCACCCATCGCTTCCCACTCGCACAATTCGCCGAGGGAGTTCAATTGGCGATGGAAGGGAAGGCGATCAAGGTCGTGTTCCTGCTGTAA
- a CDS encoding amidohydrolase family protein, which produces MGFKGIKIHAGECSLAEYVIDPVIDLAGRLGVPCLIDCMGRYDAIERMAKAFPETKIIVAHMGKYLCTDESLIDRFIALAQAHRNLFLDVSGVVMPWKIQEAAQRLGADRVIFGTDGPHGKPDVVTYARLELEKIRMLKLSPEDEAAILGGSIAQLLGHV; this is translated from the coding sequence TTGGGGTTCAAGGGGATCAAGATCCACGCCGGGGAGTGCAGCCTGGCGGAATACGTGATCGATCCCGTCATCGATCTCGCCGGCAGGCTGGGGGTTCCCTGTCTCATCGACTGCATGGGCCGATACGATGCCATCGAGCGCATGGCGAAGGCCTTCCCTGAGACGAAGATCATCGTCGCGCACATGGGGAAATACCTCTGCACCGATGAGTCCCTTATCGACCGCTTTATTGCCCTGGCTCAGGCACATCGCAATCTCTTTCTCGACGTCAGTGGCGTCGTCATGCCCTGGAAGATCCAGGAGGCGGCGCAGAGGCTCGGCGCCGACCGGGTCATCTTCGGGACGGACGGCCCGCATGGGAAGCCGGATGTGGTCACCTACGCCCGTCTGGAGTTGGAGAAGATCCGGATGCTGAAGTTGAGCCCAGAGGACGAGGCCGCGATCCTGGGCGGCTCGATCGCGCAGCTTCTTGGTCATGTCTGA
- a CDS encoding FGGY-family carbohydrate kinase, translating into MADYLIGVDYGTGGAKACIINAQGDVLGFAFEEYPFIHEHPGWSEHDPHLYWEIACRLIGGVREQSGVDPREIRGIAVSSALPSMVMVDKDHNPIHRAYNLMDRRATKEVEWLKERIGEDRIFQITGNRLEDHPTLVNLLWEKNNRPDSFKQIWKALTIDGFITLRLTGKATLNYSAAAFYGVAYNLRERRFEEGLMREIGIDPGLMPDLFECTDVVGEVTPRAAEQTGLVPGIPVAAGQVDCNAGWVGAGAVEEGDIQSNLGSVGNFGVVHRDLDFIFSPVGRLMINFPYTVDSANTYVTVPSTMTGGQSIRYLRDVFSQYEVEVERVLGVSSYDLLNLQAQRVPPGSEGLIILPFLMGERTPIWDPLARGVIFGLSLNHTKGHIVRAMMEAVAYALYDNFRLIREAGLKLNLPLVLNEGGAVSKLWRQIITDVFNVPTVLVKRRTGAPFGDAILAGVATGVFKDFSVAKEWAEYIDRMEPNGENHELYMRYFALYKRLYEHVKEDFRELAQLV; encoded by the coding sequence GTGGCGGATTACCTGATCGGCGTCGATTACGGCACGGGGGGTGCCAAGGCGTGCATCATCAACGCCCAGGGCGATGTCCTGGGCTTCGCCTTTGAGGAATATCCCTTCATCCACGAACATCCCGGCTGGTCAGAACACGACCCACATCTCTATTGGGAGATCGCGTGTCGCCTCATCGGGGGCGTGCGCGAGCAATCCGGCGTGGACCCGAGGGAGATACGGGGGATCGCGGTCTCCTCCGCGTTGCCCTCTATGGTGATGGTGGATAAGGATCACAACCCCATCCACCGCGCGTACAACCTGATGGACCGCCGGGCGACGAAAGAGGTCGAATGGCTCAAGGAGCGCATCGGAGAGGATCGGATCTTCCAGATCACCGGCAATCGGCTGGAGGATCACCCTACCCTCGTCAACCTGCTGTGGGAGAAGAACAACCGGCCCGACTCGTTCAAGCAGATATGGAAAGCCTTGACCATCGATGGGTTCATCACGCTTCGACTCACGGGCAAGGCGACGCTGAACTACTCCGCCGCGGCGTTCTATGGCGTAGCCTACAACCTGCGCGAGCGCCGGTTTGAAGAGGGTCTGATGCGGGAGATCGGGATCGACCCGGGCCTGATGCCCGATCTCTTCGAGTGCACGGATGTCGTGGGCGAGGTGACGCCACGGGCCGCGGAGCAGACGGGGCTGGTGCCGGGCATTCCGGTGGCGGCCGGGCAGGTGGATTGCAACGCCGGCTGGGTGGGGGCCGGCGCCGTCGAGGAAGGGGATATCCAGAGCAACCTCGGCAGCGTGGGCAACTTCGGCGTCGTTCACAGAGACTTGGATTTCATCTTCTCGCCTGTGGGCCGGCTGATGATCAACTTCCCCTACACCGTGGACTCCGCGAATACCTACGTCACCGTGCCCTCCACCATGACCGGCGGCCAGTCGATCCGATACCTGCGCGATGTCTTCTCCCAGTATGAGGTCGAGGTGGAGCGGGTACTGGGGGTCTCCTCCTACGATCTCCTGAACCTGCAGGCGCAGAGGGTCCCCCCGGGCAGCGAGGGGCTGATCATCCTGCCGTTCCTGATGGGGGAGCGGACCCCGATCTGGGACCCGCTAGCTCGCGGCGTGATCTTCGGCCTGTCCCTCAATCACACGAAGGGGCACATCGTCCGGGCCATGATGGAGGCGGTCGCCTACGCGCTGTATGACAACTTCCGGCTGATCCGGGAGGCTGGCCTGAAGCTCAATCTCCCGCTGGTGCTGAATGAGGGTGGAGCGGTCAGCAAGTTGTGGCGGCAGATCATCACCGACGTCTTCAACGTGCCGACGGTGCTGGTGAAGCGCCGAACCGGCGCCCCGTTCGGCGATGCCATCCTGGCCGGCGTGGCCACGGGGGTCTTCAAGGACTTCTCCGTGGCCAAGGAATGGGCGGAGTACATCGATCGCATGGAGCCGAACGGGGAAAACCACGAGCTGTACATGCGATACTTCGCGCTGTACAAGCGGCTTTACGAGCACGTGAAAGAGGACTTCAGGGAGCTCGCCCAGCTGGTTTGA
- a CDS encoding carbohydrate ABC transporter permease, whose translation MTKSGVRSRARHRIGVSLGRLLIYGVLTAGCLVTLVPFLWMLGTSFKSSTEIIKLPPTLIPEHPTLQSYRTIFTDPRVPLARFYFNSLFVSVSVVAMILFTSSLAGFIFAKYQFFGKNLLFTLILATMMIPFQVTMIPAYLILVRLHLTDSLWGLIVPSAVNAFGIFLMKQFIESIPSELIDAARIDGASEFSIYWRIILPQMGPALATLGIFQFMGTWNDYLWPLIVITTTERRTLPIMLTWYNSQHGSRQDLSMAASVLVILPITIVYFLFQRWIVRGIALTGFK comes from the coding sequence ATGACGAAGTCCGGCGTTCGGTCGAGGGCGAGGCATAGGATAGGCGTCTCCTTGGGACGTCTCCTGATCTACGGGGTGTTGACGGCGGGCTGCCTGGTGACCCTGGTGCCGTTCCTGTGGATGCTGGGTACCTCCTTCAAGTCCTCTACGGAGATCATCAAGCTGCCCCCGACCCTGATCCCGGAGCATCCCACGTTGCAGAGCTACCGGACGATCTTCACGGATCCCCGGGTGCCATTGGCCCGCTTTTACTTCAACAGCCTCTTCGTCAGCGTCAGCGTGGTGGCCATGATCCTGTTCACCAGCTCGCTGGCGGGCTTTATCTTCGCCAAATACCAGTTCTTTGGGAAGAACCTCCTGTTCACGCTGATCCTGGCGACCATGATGATCCCCTTCCAGGTCACCATGATCCCGGCCTATCTGATCCTGGTCCGCCTGCACCTGACGGACTCCCTGTGGGGGCTGATCGTCCCCTCGGCGGTGAACGCCTTTGGCATCTTCCTCATGAAGCAGTTCATCGAGAGCATTCCCAGCGAGCTGATCGACGCGGCCCGGATCGACGGCGCGTCCGAGTTCAGCATCTACTGGCGGATCATCTTGCCGCAGATGGGACCGGCTCTGGCCACTCTGGGCATCTTTCAGTTCATGGGGACCTGGAATGACTATCTGTGGCCGTTGATCGTCATCACCACGACGGAGCGGCGCACGTTGCCCATCATGCTCACCTGGTATAACTCCCAGCACGGCTCGCGCCAGGACCTCTCCATGGCCGCCTCCGTGCTGGTGATCCTGCCTATCACCATCGTGTATTTCCTGTTCCAGCGTTGGATCGTGCGCGGGATCGCATTGACAGGGTTTAAGTGA